A stretch of the Rhinoderma darwinii isolate aRhiDar2 chromosome 3, aRhiDar2.hap1, whole genome shotgun sequence genome encodes the following:
- the LOC142750531 gene encoding olfactory receptor 2M4-like, translated as MNENVHNFSLQSEFHLLAFTRYENAHMLIFTAILFMFLLCVLENILVTIIVCLTSQLHTPMYFFLCNLTILDIIYVSAILPNLIAITITGNTSISNTGCFTQVFLYVFCIGTEFFFLVCMACDRYVAICIPLHYALIMNHKTCFILAAFCCNLGVFNAMMYALLISKLTFSNSREINHFFCHMKSVLQLSCSDTTAIGILIMVDGIFLGFFPFTLILISYIFIIASILKIHSNLGRRKAFSSCSSHLTVVLLFCLTSLSLNMKPETKFSQEQDKLLSMLYIAVTPMLNPLVYSLRNKDVLKAIKRHIPKISTHNWKLNA; from the coding sequence atgAATGAAAATGTCCATAACTTCTCTCTGCAGAGTGAATTCCATCTCTTGGCATTTACCAGATATGAAAATGCTCATATGTTGATTTTTACTgccattttatttatgtttttgctCTGTGTACTTGAAAATATTCTTGTTACCATAATTGTATGTCTGACCTCCCAGCTGCATACaccaatgtatttttttctgtgcaACCTCACAATCCTGGATATCATATACGTCTCTGCTATTTTACCAAATCTTATAGCGATCACCATCACGGGAAACACTAGTATATCAAACACCGGATGTTTCACACaagtatttttgtatgttttttgtattGGAACTGAATTTTTCTTTCTTGTGTGTATGGCCTGTGACCGGTATGTCGCCATTTGTATACCTCTACACTATGCGCTTATTATGAACCACAAGACTTGTTTCATTTTAGCCGCATTTTGTTGTAATCTTGGCGTCTTTAATGCAATGATGTATGCTCTGCTAATATCTAAGTTGACGTTCTCCAACTCTCGTGAAATCAACCATTTTTTCTGCCATATGAAGTCAGTACTTCAGCTCTCCTGTAGCGACACCACAGCCATTGGGATACTCATAATGGTTGATGGTATTTTTTTAGGGTTCTTCCCATTTACTCTAATTCTTATTTCTTATATATTCATTATAGCTAGTATTCTGAAAATCCATTCTAACTTGGGAAGACGTAAAGCTTTCTCCAGTTGTTCTTCTCATCTGACCGTTGTTcttttattttgtttaacatctcTCAGTCTTAATATGAAACCGGAGACCAAGTTTTCTCAAGAACAAGACAAACTTCTGTCTATGCTGTACATTGCTGTTACTCCGATGTTAAACCCCCTGGTTTACAGTTTAAGAAACAAAGATGTCCTAAAAGCCATCAAAAGGCACATCCCAAAAATAAGCACACACAATTGGAAACTAAATGCATAG